From Salinirubrum litoreum, one genomic window encodes:
- a CDS encoding Ig-like domain-containing protein has protein sequence MRDRGSDEVGERRASQQFDRLSSVGDLTAVLCAVLVLTGTLVPFVTPAIAAGDPPEPRLTDVDVPDSVTLGESFEVTVEGRNDGGRGGHYSTISVSSPTFDDPGDGDRVRVTDGSDHAYDTVVSAGETVYTKSGDAVTADYAVAEAGSTGNSYWQGGDARDLSVEFTPEQAGTVVVYVRVTMPDDDDQEAKYTAPEYGDDTDQQGFEVRRYEVEVREEADPTATIEDVRYPSGEFSVGDEVRTEVEVRNTGASDHEFHVGYAVRGEDGEWRDNDASTDESIPLRAGETDTVTVEWTVRDDAPVGEYDVLTKVYTEKSGGDLEDFQDEDSDRDAFRVVSATSPPDLEIDAPTDDPTVGPGERVDFSVDAEDSDGDLDGVEWYVDGDYRDDSYLSGASDSTSWDTTFDDPGTYRVEAVAYDEEREYSEAVSWTVEVRAADPEGDIERVDWPAGEYEPGDVVRTEVDVENTGEAGHEFAVGYSLRGPDGEWHDDDGTTHETVYVPAFDDRTVTVSWRVPEDAPAGEYDGQVALYERVSGDELAGFLDDRSDRNLFRVAPENTAPDLGRESPRDDDVTAEVEESIDFAVDAADTERNLDRVEWYVDGDRVDTEYTSGGSETAELDWTFDESGDYTVSAVAVDTTGAESASLSWDVTVEAVRPEATIRAVDWPTGEYEPGDRVTATVLVENTGLVGHTFHLGYSVRGRDGDWQSNDGTTDEDRYLARGEDDYVDVSWTVPEDAAPGEYDALVAVYRQETTDGLTGRIDDADEGDTFSVVTPRPTTDLDVERLPDGEYTPGETVTTEIDLRNTGDRETIYEVQYRLVGPEGRLVPGADPREISLRPAEEDPITLDRTLPTDAPDGAYDVVVVVTSEYESDRVTVAESDERDAFRIAGADVAVGAVDFDDDRYTAGSVASGTLDLRNPTGTDRRYDLELSVVGPEGRTTEVTVADDDPVTIPADSSVTTDLRWSVADGTPTGTYGIDLSVWPADAAHTDANRLTHVDRERIVEIIDRLDDRAAVGEIRADPRIALVGDTVQTTATVENTGTERRAFTVTTGLRGPSGIVADELERTETVRLRPDETETVEAGFGLPATTAVGDYDVVVTVQEADREITRRVNESAVDVFGDEGQGVTVESVFTDFYARPGESITVGIGVSSGAVPREVAVRYHLRGPTGDVVTPPDAERIVDLDDFDYEHLTVDVPITDAFTSGKYDVIVTVADPGTAVGESPLARQVAEERFTVDAAESGSITLVPTSDFSASVDLRRDGDLVDSSFVDTGDDVTFTGLARGEYTVEYRTVAVFGGGETVTRSVELGEGDDREIELSPERASARGTVEIDGRRLTGATVNISGEPASTNADGAFQFGRDLSEGDHTLLVEYDDRIIHREVVEIDAGQNELDVDIDYVDPYPGDEFDADEFMLGFWCGDFCYGADGNGHANAEYMLGWLIGSINPAFDVRDGLAAAGRGDVVGVGLSLIGLAPYYGDGVSFGGRFVKFVDDATPRQVHQLREMVRQSGLDAKDTILAKLYDGAETRKVLRDEFGVSRSATTRMSTADARTLRRSAGRLRNAGFDDDTIGRFVETNSHQPSKVAEFGDAARDYAKAAGQSPNDVDTVRIASNADMLEAVWLSRVADAEQATVAGKWDYSSLEPGETYVTSNVKLESTAGETVGELDVVVFEVADDGGVRVTKAYEVGSGKLSNKPDRQLQTALENAKDTGSSTHGYLDADAFGRQSTDEMHEGYVGLTDEYDYDLARQATPDPGSPTYPLTEFNDMSRDLDLQVEGKLIDSQSFTTPALLSPGERSQSTTRPMPTRLMTRGTVDA, from the coding sequence ATGCGAGACAGAGGTTCCGACGAGGTGGGGGAGCGACGCGCCAGCCAGCAGTTCGACCGGCTGTCCAGTGTCGGCGATCTGACGGCAGTTCTCTGTGCCGTGCTGGTTCTCACGGGGACGCTCGTCCCGTTCGTCACGCCCGCAATCGCGGCAGGCGACCCGCCCGAGCCACGACTCACCGACGTCGACGTGCCCGACAGCGTGACGCTCGGCGAGTCGTTCGAGGTCACGGTCGAGGGGCGGAACGACGGCGGGCGCGGCGGCCACTACTCGACCATCTCGGTCTCCTCGCCGACGTTCGACGACCCCGGTGACGGCGACCGCGTCCGGGTGACAGACGGATCGGATCACGCCTACGACACGGTCGTCTCGGCCGGCGAGACGGTCTACACGAAGTCCGGAGACGCGGTCACGGCCGACTACGCCGTCGCCGAGGCCGGCAGTACCGGGAACAGCTACTGGCAGGGTGGCGACGCCCGCGACCTCTCGGTCGAGTTCACGCCCGAGCAGGCGGGCACCGTGGTCGTCTACGTCCGGGTGACGATGCCCGACGACGACGACCAGGAGGCGAAGTACACCGCCCCCGAGTACGGCGACGACACCGACCAGCAGGGGTTCGAGGTGCGCCGGTACGAAGTCGAGGTACGCGAGGAGGCGGACCCCACCGCGACTATCGAGGACGTGAGGTACCCCTCCGGTGAGTTCTCGGTCGGCGACGAGGTCCGCACCGAAGTCGAGGTGAGGAATACTGGAGCCAGCGACCACGAGTTCCACGTCGGCTACGCGGTCCGGGGCGAGGACGGCGAGTGGCGCGACAACGACGCCTCGACCGACGAGTCCATCCCGTTGCGGGCGGGCGAGACGGACACCGTCACCGTCGAGTGGACCGTCCGCGACGACGCGCCGGTCGGCGAGTACGACGTGCTGACGAAGGTGTACACCGAGAAGTCCGGCGGCGACCTCGAGGACTTCCAGGACGAGGACAGCGACCGCGACGCCTTCCGGGTCGTCTCGGCCACCAGTCCGCCCGACCTCGAAATCGACGCCCCGACCGACGATCCGACCGTCGGACCCGGCGAGCGCGTCGACTTCTCGGTCGACGCCGAAGATTCCGACGGGGACCTCGACGGCGTGGAGTGGTACGTCGACGGCGACTACCGCGACGACAGTTACCTCTCGGGCGCGAGCGACTCGACGTCGTGGGACACGACCTTCGACGACCCAGGCACCTACCGCGTCGAGGCGGTCGCCTACGACGAGGAGCGCGAGTACAGCGAGGCCGTCTCGTGGACGGTCGAGGTCCGCGCGGCCGACCCCGAGGGCGACATCGAACGCGTCGACTGGCCGGCAGGCGAGTACGAACCGGGTGACGTCGTCCGGACCGAGGTCGACGTCGAGAACACCGGGGAGGCCGGCCACGAGTTCGCGGTCGGCTACAGCCTCCGCGGACCCGACGGCGAGTGGCACGACGACGACGGGACGACCCACGAGACGGTGTACGTCCCGGCGTTCGACGACCGCACGGTCACCGTCTCCTGGCGGGTCCCCGAGGACGCGCCTGCGGGCGAGTACGACGGCCAGGTCGCGCTGTACGAACGTGTCTCGGGCGACGAACTCGCCGGCTTCCTCGACGACCGCAGTGACCGGAACCTGTTCCGGGTCGCACCCGAGAACACCGCGCCCGACCTCGGTCGGGAGTCCCCGCGCGACGACGACGTGACCGCCGAAGTCGAGGAGTCGATCGACTTCGCGGTCGACGCGGCGGACACGGAACGAAACCTCGACCGCGTGGAGTGGTACGTCGACGGCGACCGGGTCGACACCGAGTACACGAGTGGCGGGTCGGAGACCGCCGAACTCGACTGGACCTTCGACGAGTCCGGCGACTACACGGTCAGTGCGGTCGCGGTCGACACGACCGGCGCGGAGAGCGCCTCCCTCTCGTGGGACGTGACCGTCGAGGCAGTGCGTCCCGAAGCGACCATCCGGGCCGTGGACTGGCCGACCGGCGAGTACGAACCGGGCGACCGCGTGACGGCGACGGTACTGGTCGAGAACACCGGATTGGTCGGGCACACGTTCCACCTCGGCTACAGCGTCCGGGGTCGTGACGGCGACTGGCAGTCGAACGACGGGACGACCGACGAGGACCGCTACCTCGCGCGCGGCGAGGACGACTACGTCGACGTGTCGTGGACCGTCCCGGAGGACGCCGCACCCGGCGAGTACGACGCACTCGTCGCGGTCTACAGACAGGAGACGACAGACGGTCTCACGGGTCGGATCGACGACGCGGACGAGGGTGACACCTTCTCTGTCGTCACGCCTCGCCCGACTACCGACCTCGACGTCGAGCGACTCCCGGACGGCGAGTACACGCCCGGCGAGACGGTGACGACAGAGATCGACCTGCGAAACACCGGCGACCGGGAGACGATCTACGAGGTTCAGTACCGCCTCGTCGGTCCCGAAGGTCGGCTGGTGCCCGGCGCGGACCCACGAGAGATCAGCCTCCGCCCGGCCGAAGAAGACCCGATCACCCTCGACCGCACGCTTCCGACCGACGCGCCCGACGGCGCGTACGACGTGGTCGTCGTCGTGACCAGCGAGTACGAAAGCGACCGGGTGACCGTCGCCGAGTCCGACGAACGCGACGCGTTCCGGATCGCGGGCGCGGATGTGGCCGTCGGCGCGGTCGATTTCGATGACGACCGGTACACCGCCGGATCGGTCGCCAGTGGCACGCTCGACCTGCGGAACCCGACCGGCACCGACCGACGGTACGACCTCGAACTGTCGGTCGTCGGCCCCGAGGGTCGCACGACCGAGGTGACGGTCGCCGACGACGACCCTGTGACGATTCCGGCCGACTCGTCGGTCACGACCGACCTCCGGTGGTCGGTCGCCGACGGGACGCCGACCGGGACCTACGGGATCGACCTCTCGGTCTGGCCCGCAGACGCGGCCCACACCGACGCGAACCGCCTCACGCACGTCGATCGGGAGAGGATCGTCGAGATCATCGACAGACTCGACGACCGGGCGGCAGTCGGCGAGATTCGGGCCGACCCCCGTATCGCACTTGTCGGCGACACCGTCCAGACGACCGCGACCGTCGAGAACACGGGCACGGAACGCCGGGCGTTCACGGTCACGACCGGCCTGCGCGGGCCGAGTGGGATCGTCGCCGACGAACTCGAACGCACCGAGACCGTCCGACTCAGGCCCGACGAGACCGAGACGGTCGAGGCGGGGTTCGGACTCCCGGCGACGACCGCAGTCGGCGACTACGACGTGGTCGTGACGGTGCAGGAAGCCGACCGCGAGATCACGCGGCGAGTCAACGAGAGCGCCGTCGACGTGTTCGGCGACGAGGGGCAGGGCGTCACGGTCGAGTCGGTGTTCACCGACTTCTACGCCCGACCCGGCGAGTCGATCACCGTCGGGATCGGTGTCTCCTCGGGCGCGGTCCCCCGAGAGGTGGCGGTTCGCTACCACCTCCGGGGACCGACGGGTGACGTCGTCACCCCGCCCGACGCCGAGCGAATCGTCGATCTGGACGACTTCGACTACGAACACCTGACGGTCGACGTGCCGATCACCGACGCGTTCACCAGTGGGAAGTACGACGTGATCGTCACGGTCGCCGATCCGGGGACGGCGGTCGGCGAGTCACCACTCGCCCGGCAGGTCGCGGAGGAGCGCTTCACCGTGGACGCCGCAGAGAGTGGGTCGATCACCCTGGTCCCGACGAGCGACTTCTCGGCGAGCGTCGACCTGCGGCGGGACGGCGATCTCGTGGACTCGAGTTTCGTCGACACGGGCGACGACGTCACGTTCACCGGTCTCGCGCGCGGCGAGTACACCGTCGAGTACCGAACCGTCGCGGTCTTCGGCGGCGGCGAGACGGTCACGCGGTCGGTCGAACTCGGCGAGGGCGACGACCGCGAGATCGAACTGTCGCCGGAGCGGGCGTCCGCACGCGGGACCGTGGAGATAGACGGTCGGCGACTCACGGGCGCGACGGTCAACATCAGCGGAGAGCCGGCCAGCACGAACGCGGACGGGGCGTTCCAGTTCGGCCGGGACCTCTCCGAAGGGGACCACACCCTGCTCGTCGAGTACGACGACCGGATCATCCACCGCGAGGTGGTCGAGATCGACGCCGGCCAGAACGAACTCGACGTGGACATCGACTACGTCGACCCGTACCCCGGTGACGAGTTCGACGCCGACGAGTTCATGCTCGGCTTCTGGTGTGGCGACTTCTGTTACGGCGCTGACGGCAACGGCCACGCCAACGCCGAGTACATGCTCGGCTGGCTGATCGGGTCGATCAACCCCGCGTTCGACGTCCGGGACGGTCTCGCGGCGGCCGGTCGGGGCGACGTGGTCGGGGTCGGTCTCTCGCTGATCGGTCTCGCGCCGTACTACGGCGACGGCGTCTCCTTCGGCGGCCGGTTCGTGAAGTTCGTGGACGACGCGACGCCGCGACAGGTCCACCAACTCCGGGAGATGGTCAGACAGTCCGGACTCGACGCGAAGGATACGATCCTCGCCAAACTCTACGACGGCGCGGAGACGCGGAAGGTCCTCCGCGACGAGTTCGGTGTGAGTCGGTCGGCGACGACCAGGATGTCGACCGCCGACGCCCGGACGCTCCGGCGGTCTGCGGGCCGACTCCGGAACGCCGGGTTCGACGACGACACCATCGGTCGGTTCGTCGAGACGAACAGTCACCAACCGAGTAAAGTCGCGGAGTTCGGCGACGCGGCCCGCGACTACGCGAAGGCCGCCGGGCAGTCGCCGAACGACGTCGACACAGTGCGTATCGCCAGCAACGCCGACATGCTGGAGGCGGTGTGGCTCTCCCGGGTCGCCGACGCCGAGCAAGCGACGGTCGCCGGGAAGTGGGACTACAGCAGCCTCGAACCGGGCGAGACCTACGTCACCTCGAACGTGAAACTCGAATCGACGGCCGGCGAGACGGTCGGTGAACTCGACGTGGTCGTCTTCGAGGTCGCCGACGACGGCGGCGTCAGGGTGACGAAGGCCTACGAGGTCGGCAGCGGGAAGTTGTCGAACAAGCCGGACCGACAGCTCCAGACTGCACTGGAGAACGCGAAGGACACCGGCAGTTCCACCCACGGCTACCTCGACGCAGACGCCTTCGGGCGACAGTCGACCGACGAGATGCACGAGGGCTACGTCGGCCTGACCGACGAGTACGACTACGACCTCGCGCGCCAGGCGACCCCCGACCCCGGCTCGCCGACCTACCCACTGACCGAGTTCAACGACATGAGTCGTGATCTGGACCTCCAGGTCGAGGGCAAACTGATCGACTCGCAGAGCTTCACGACGCCCGCCCTGCTCTCGCCAGGCGAACGGTCACAGTCGACGACGCGACCGATGCCGACGCGACTGATGACGCGGGGGACCGTCGATGCGTGA
- a CDS encoding metallophosphoesterase, which produces MTRYLISDHHFGHANIIEYCDRPFSSPGEMDGVLLDRHYETVDPDDTLVHLGDVAMDMRDGRETVERFEQLDGDLLVRGNHDVGLTPGEAPFPVVESCVLAQGDEEFYCTHRPENVPDSWDGWAIHGHVHNNDTEHFPFVAGQEQRVNVSAELLDYRPVALDALVHLLDTCDASTRLRDVEQARAWLDDR; this is translated from the coding sequence GTGACGCGCTATCTCATCTCAGATCACCACTTCGGCCACGCGAACATCATCGAGTACTGCGACCGCCCGTTCTCCTCGCCCGGCGAGATGGACGGCGTCCTGCTGGACCGCCACTACGAGACGGTCGACCCGGACGACACGCTCGTCCACCTCGGCGACGTGGCGATGGACATGCGAGACGGCCGGGAGACCGTCGAACGGTTCGAGCAACTCGACGGCGACCTGCTCGTCCGCGGGAACCACGACGTAGGCCTGACACCGGGTGAGGCCCCGTTCCCGGTCGTCGAGTCGTGCGTCCTCGCACAGGGCGACGAGGAGTTCTACTGCACCCACCGGCCGGAGAACGTCCCGGACTCGTGGGACGGCTGGGCGATCCACGGCCACGTCCACAACAACGACACCGAGCACTTCCCGTTCGTCGCCGGACAGGAACAGCGGGTGAACGTCAGCGCCGAACTGCTCGACTACCGCCCGGTCGCACTCGACGCACTCGTCCACCTGCTCGACACCTGTGACGCCAGCACCCGACTCCGTGACGTAGAACAGGCGCGGGCGTGGCTCGACGACCGCTGA
- a CDS encoding DoxX family membrane protein, with protein MSTRTRTMDAELFGRETNFQYSETWIGYAIIALRVVMGWTLLQGGLTKLVTYLDANPENNWTAAGYLANAIPEGNPFGGVWAGMAGNPVIDQLVMWGLTLTGLGLILGALVRWNAFWGAVMMLFFWAAALEGGLMAGLPLAHGWVVDDHLVYAALLFGLGAIGAGRILGLDARIEKLEFVQKNGWLRWILG; from the coding sequence ATGTCAACTCGAACTCGTACGATGGACGCCGAACTGTTCGGACGTGAGACCAACTTCCAGTACTCCGAGACCTGGATCGGCTACGCGATCATCGCGCTCCGCGTGGTGATGGGCTGGACGCTCCTGCAGGGTGGCCTGACGAAACTCGTCACCTACCTCGACGCGAACCCGGAGAACAACTGGACGGCCGCCGGCTACCTCGCAAACGCCATCCCCGAGGGGAACCCCTTCGGAGGAGTCTGGGCGGGCATGGCCGGGAACCCGGTGATCGACCAACTGGTCATGTGGGGCTTGACGCTCACCGGCCTCGGGTTGATCCTCGGTGCGCTGGTGCGCTGGAACGCCTTCTGGGGGGCAGTGATGATGCTGTTCTTCTGGGCGGCGGCACTGGAGGGCGGCCTGATGGCTGGCCTCCCGCTGGCACACGGCTGGGTCGTCGACGACCACCTCGTCTACGCGGCCCTGCTGTTCGGCCTCGGTGCCATCGGTGCGGGCAGGATCCTCGGACTCGACGCCCGGATCGAGAAGCTCGAGTTCGTCCAGAAGAACGGCTGGCTCCGCTGGATTCTCGGCTGA
- a CDS encoding TOBE domain-containing protein, with product MDVPSEFDARLGGGDVTLTERDVRLLRRIDDHGSINAAATDLGRSYSRAQRRVVELESAFGDLVERQRGGAAGGGSRLTDHAVDLLSQYDRLCVEFASVVETRETVLSGTVAAVDGDLVSVETPAGTIRAVVPGDGTDRDGADGGVADRDGRAADRTDRDGAEVRLTIRADAVTLHAPDHDRDPNGTSARNRLSGTVGAVDPGESVAVVTVDVGTATPLSAIVTDESVERLALSPGREVVASFKATATHGVVVGRESA from the coding sequence ATGGACGTGCCCTCGGAGTTCGACGCCCGTCTCGGTGGGGGCGACGTGACGCTGACCGAACGCGACGTGAGACTCCTCCGCCGGATCGACGACCACGGGTCGATCAACGCCGCCGCCACCGACCTCGGGCGCTCCTACTCGCGGGCACAGCGCCGGGTCGTCGAACTCGAATCGGCCTTCGGCGACCTCGTCGAACGACAGCGCGGCGGCGCGGCAGGCGGCGGGAGTCGACTGACCGATCACGCGGTCGACCTGCTGTCACAGTACGACCGCCTCTGTGTCGAGTTCGCCAGCGTCGTCGAGACCCGCGAGACGGTGCTCTCGGGGACCGTAGCCGCGGTGGACGGCGATCTGGTCAGCGTCGAGACCCCGGCCGGGACCATCCGGGCGGTGGTCCCCGGTGACGGAACCGACCGTGACGGTGCCGACGGCGGAGTGGCAGATCGCGACGGGCGTGCTGCCGACAGAACAGACCGCGACGGTGCCGAGGTCCGACTGACGATTCGGGCCGACGCGGTGACGCTCCACGCCCCGGATCACGACCGCGACCCGAACGGGACGAGTGCCAGAAACCGGCTCTCGGGGACGGTCGGCGCGGTCGACCCCGGTGAGTCGGTCGCTGTCGTGACCGTCGATGTGGGCACCGCGACCCCGCTGTCGGCCATCGTCACCGACGAGAGTGTGGAACGTCTCGCGCTGTCGCCCGGTCGGGAGGTGGTCGCGTCGTTCAAAGCGACCGCGACTCACGGCGTGGTCGTCGGACGCGAGTCGGCGTGA
- a CDS encoding DUF202 domain-containing protein, whose translation MNEQSATDHEQYRTHLAEEQTRLARERTTLSHIRTGFASFLFGVAIFGLFGDLISTLAGGFFIAVGLLFLVTGWVSYVRSNRRTRELIEELEHPFRRL comes from the coding sequence ATGAACGAGCAAAGTGCCACCGACCACGAGCAGTATCGAACCCACCTCGCGGAGGAACAGACGCGTCTCGCGCGCGAGCGAACCACCCTCTCGCACATCCGGACCGGCTTCGCCTCCTTTCTCTTCGGAGTCGCGATCTTCGGCCTCTTCGGCGACCTAATCTCGACTCTCGCGGGCGGCTTCTTCATCGCCGTCGGCCTGCTGTTTCTGGTCACCGGTTGGGTCTCCTACGTCAGGAGCAACCGCCGGACGCGCGAGCTGATCGAGGAACTCGAACACCCATTTCGCCGGCTGTGA
- a CDS encoding glycoside hydrolase family 15 protein: MHPDDASGARSSDKDAIVSAPLGDGTEVLATVNSYPGVARRDWHGALIEETSAFRLDVEQFYDMHVLLWDESAGQTLDVRDDALDSDVRYESSRVPEVHVHNDFRFRSGATASLDQDVLVSVDTAALLVRNRLQFSGPATRTVYTLFGLGIHDGAGSDDVDEAYYRHDHGYDFVVAHDAGRYLAIAQRETATGQTTFDGHRVGHQGVTSGPDRSAWQDIYVENDGQIDDSDHLRGKVDAGFGLFVGESTDVTWLTAVGFGDSEREAIEHAIQTLWRGYRAERSLFTAVWEDWHESCSGSPVDDAYATETYELSLTSMKCAQDRRGGIVAGAFKPRDFAYRFVWPRDLVVVVQAFLSVGAHVEAREALDWLSHAQITEDVTDSRGIDRYGSWWQNYYANWDPHWRALQLDQVGGPIYAHWLCWRETGEESLLTAYYPTSRRAADFLLRWDDGDFPSRHQDPWEETWGYTTAGSAAAIAGLRSMAALADAMGEPDYADRCRETATRWADNFDDYCFRHDGLLGAHYVTATSPEQADKPRADERPDAAAFMAYWPWNVVDADHEPMRATADLAADQSWRADQSPCVGRYPGDDYTPTGAVEDGGWPLCEAYTDVVRWQSGVDPDAVHDHVFTHSQPWRTEAGLLPERVDGAGRVRWNSNLQWAQATYVLLVESLARGEPYGLAPRE; this comes from the coding sequence ATGCATCCGGACGACGCGAGCGGTGCCCGCTCAAGCGACAAGGACGCCATCGTCAGCGCGCCGCTGGGCGACGGAACCGAGGTTCTCGCCACGGTCAACTCTTACCCCGGCGTCGCGCGCCGCGACTGGCACGGCGCGCTGATCGAGGAGACGTCGGCGTTCCGCCTCGACGTCGAGCAGTTCTACGACATGCACGTCCTCCTGTGGGACGAGTCGGCGGGTCAGACGCTCGACGTGCGCGACGACGCACTGGACAGCGACGTGCGATACGAGTCGAGCAGAGTCCCCGAGGTCCACGTCCACAACGACTTCCGGTTCCGAAGCGGTGCGACGGCGAGCCTCGATCAGGACGTCCTCGTCAGCGTCGACACCGCCGCACTGCTCGTCCGGAACCGACTCCAGTTCTCGGGGCCTGCGACCCGCACCGTCTACACCCTGTTCGGCCTCGGCATCCACGACGGCGCCGGGAGTGACGACGTAGACGAGGCGTACTACCGACACGACCACGGCTACGACTTCGTGGTCGCACACGACGCGGGCCGGTACCTCGCCATCGCTCAGCGCGAGACGGCGACCGGCCAGACCACCTTCGACGGCCACCGTGTCGGCCATCAAGGGGTGACGAGCGGTCCCGACCGGAGCGCGTGGCAGGACATCTACGTGGAGAACGACGGCCAGATCGACGACAGCGACCACCTCCGGGGGAAGGTCGACGCTGGCTTCGGCCTGTTCGTCGGCGAGTCGACCGACGTGACCTGGCTGACGGCCGTGGGCTTCGGCGACAGCGAACGAGAGGCGATCGAACACGCGATCCAGACGCTCTGGCGCGGCTACCGGGCGGAGCGATCCCTGTTCACGGCCGTCTGGGAGGACTGGCACGAGAGCTGTTCCGGGTCTCCGGTGGACGACGCGTACGCGACCGAGACCTACGAACTCTCTCTGACGAGCATGAAGTGTGCACAGGACCGACGGGGTGGCATCGTCGCCGGCGCGTTCAAGCCGCGAGACTTCGCGTACCGGTTCGTCTGGCCCCGCGATCTCGTGGTCGTCGTGCAGGCGTTTCTCTCGGTCGGGGCTCACGTCGAGGCGCGGGAGGCACTCGACTGGCTCTCACACGCCCAGATCACCGAGGACGTGACCGACAGTCGCGGGATCGACCGCTACGGGTCGTGGTGGCAGAACTACTACGCGAACTGGGACCCGCACTGGCGCGCCCTCCAACTGGATCAGGTCGGGGGACCGATCTACGCCCACTGGCTCTGCTGGCGGGAGACGGGCGAGGAGTCACTGCTGACCGCGTACTACCCGACGAGCAGACGCGCCGCAGACTTCCTGCTTCGGTGGGACGACGGCGACTTTCCGAGCCGTCACCAGGATCCGTGGGAGGAGACGTGGGGGTACACGACAGCGGGGAGTGCCGCCGCCATCGCGGGCCTGCGGTCGATGGCCGCTCTCGCGGACGCGATGGGTGAGCCCGACTACGCCGACCGTTGTCGGGAGACGGCGACCCGGTGGGCCGACAACTTCGACGACTACTGTTTCCGGCACGACGGCCTGCTCGGGGCACACTACGTGACGGCGACCAGTCCGGAACAGGCGGACAAACCCCGTGCCGACGAGCGCCCGGACGCGGCGGCGTTCATGGCCTACTGGCCGTGGAACGTGGTCGACGCCGACCACGAGCCGATGCGAGCGACGGCCGACCTCGCGGCCGACCAGTCGTGGCGTGCCGACCAGAGTCCCTGCGTCGGGCGGTATCCGGGCGACGACTACACTCCCACGGGCGCGGTCGAAGACGGCGGCTGGCCACTGTGTGAGGCGTACACCGACGTGGTTCGCTGGCAGTCCGGCGTCGACCCGGACGCGGTCCACGATCACGTCTTCACGCACAGCCAGCCGTGGCGGACGGAGGCCGGATTGCTCCCGGAGCGAGTGGACGGTGCGGGCCGCGTGCGGTGGAACTCGAACCTCCAGTGGGCGCAGGCGACGTACGTCCTCCTCGTCGAGAGTCTGGCCCGAGGAGAACCGTACGGCCTCGCACCGCGTGAGTGA
- a CDS encoding V-type ATP synthase subunit D — MTRRRGRVAPTHHELLNLQREIKIATKGVGILRQRRDGLVFVLLDLLDRWRDLQHEMDAAFRSATRLHDRAMEQEGESVLRPLANSRSSHPELLFDETKLLGLPIPMILSDHVTTPVAERGYGLLGTTALDDAVVSAFEMVLELVIRIAEFRLVLSVLLAEIRRLRVRVNYLERYLLPNLDAEREYVQRYLNERDREERYRQFRAKRRKEERREATQRRTDRRPAGT; from the coding sequence ATGACGAGACGGCGTGGTCGGGTGGCACCGACTCACCACGAACTGCTCAACTTACAGCGGGAGATCAAAATCGCGACGAAGGGCGTCGGGATTCTGCGACAACGCCGAGACGGACTCGTCTTCGTCTTGCTCGATCTCCTAGACCGGTGGCGTGACCTCCAGCACGAGATGGACGCGGCCTTTCGGTCGGCGACACGCCTCCACGACCGCGCGATGGAACAGGAGGGCGAGAGTGTCCTGCGGCCGCTGGCGAACTCCCGGTCGAGTCACCCCGAACTGCTGTTCGACGAGACGAAACTCCTCGGGCTTCCGATCCCGATGATCCTCTCCGACCACGTCACGACACCGGTCGCCGAACGTGGCTACGGACTGCTCGGGACGACCGCCCTTGACGATGCGGTGGTCTCGGCGTTCGAGATGGTACTCGAACTCGTGATCAGGATCGCCGAGTTTCGACTCGTTCTCAGCGTGCTACTGGCCGAGATTCGGCGACTGCGGGTGCGCGTCAACTACCTCGAACGGTATCTGCTCCCGAATCTGGACGCCGAACGCGAGTACGTCCAGCGCTATCTGAACGAGCGGGACCGCGAAGAACGGTACCGGCAGTTCCGGGCGAAACGCCGGAAGGAAGAACGCCGAGAAGCGACCCAACGGCGCACCGATCGCCGACCGGCCGGCACATAG